A genomic stretch from Eubacterium sulci ATCC 35585 includes:
- a CDS encoding AIR synthase — protein sequence MLPVGKLDSDVLKRIVIDKIKYKSEDVKVRAGVGEDCAVVGYGDYDCVISTDPITSSINDVGRLSIHISCNDIASNGVQPIAITLAVMLPKGTTEDDVEKIMAQAAKSAEDVGVEIVGGHTEITEAVNQPVIVSTAFGKVVAGESQSASDMRAGDVILMTKQAGLEGTGIICSDYEEELSNVLSSDELAEGKLMLDDVSVVKEGVIAGKIGTHGMHDVTEGGILGAVWEMCNISKLGVLLDEDKIAVSKVTEKVCEYFSADWKRLISSGCMIIVASPEKADDICAELCHNGVMVSKIGRVTGADEGLMLKKSDGNIEEIDPPKTDELYRVTGR from the coding sequence ATGCTTCCGGTTGGAAAACTCGATAGCGATGTGCTTAAGAGGATAGTAATAGACAAAATTAAATACAAAAGCGAGGATGTAAAGGTCAGAGCAGGCGTTGGTGAGGACTGTGCTGTTGTAGGCTACGGTGACTACGATTGCGTGATTTCAACAGATCCAATAACATCGTCAATAAACGATGTTGGTAGGCTTTCAATTCATATCTCATGTAACGATATTGCAAGCAATGGCGTGCAGCCAATTGCCATAACTCTTGCGGTGATGCTTCCGAAAGGGACTACTGAAGATGATGTTGAGAAGATAATGGCGCAGGCGGCAAAAAGTGCCGAAGATGTCGGAGTCGAGATTGTTGGTGGACATACAGAAATAACCGAAGCGGTAAACCAGCCTGTTATAGTATCTACAGCATTTGGTAAGGTTGTGGCGGGTGAATCTCAGTCGGCATCGGATATGCGCGCTGGAGATGTCATTTTGATGACCAAACAGGCAGGCCTTGAAGGAACTGGTATAATCTGCTCAGATTACGAGGAAGAGCTATCCAATGTCTTAAGTTCTGATGAGCTTGCAGAGGGTAAGCTCATGCTTGATGATGTAAGCGTCGTAAAGGAAGGCGTAATCGCAGGCAAGATTGGAACTCACGGTATGCATGATGTCACAGAAGGTGGTATTCTCGGTGCAGTATGGGAAATGTGCAATATAAGCAAGCTTGGTGTTTTGCTAGATGAAGATAAGATTGCAGTTAGCAAAGTGACCGAAAAAGTTTGTGAGTATTTTTCCGCTGACTGGAAGAGACTTATTTCAAGTGGCTGCATGATAATCGTAGCGAGCCCCGAAAAAGCTGATGATATATGCGCTGAACTATGTCATAACGGCGTTATGGTCAGCAAGATCGGTAGAGTTACAGGGGCTGATGAAGGCCTAATGCTAAAGAAATCAGATGGAAATATAGAAGAAATTGATCCTCCTAAAACAGATGAACTCTACAGAGTTACAGGCAGGTAA
- a CDS encoding nucleoid-associated protein, protein MRAGKKSKPKMPGGGGGGSMQQQIAQAQAMQRQLAMIQSELEEKEFTATAGGGAVSVTANGKKELTALNFDRDVVDPDDVEMLQDLVMAAVNEVMRQIDEASETEMSKVTGGLNIPGLM, encoded by the coding sequence ATGAGAGCAGGAAAGAAGTCTAAGCCAAAGATGCCAGGAGGCGGTGGCGGCGGAAGCATGCAGCAGCAGATTGCTCAGGCACAGGCTATGCAGAGACAGCTTGCTATGATTCAGTCAGAGCTTGAGGAAAAAGAGTTCACAGCTACGGCAGGTGGTGGTGCAGTTTCCGTAACAGCAAATGGCAAGAAGGAACTTACTGCTTTGAATTTTGATAGGGACGTTGTGGATCCAGATGATGTGGAAATGCTTCAGGACCTTGTAATGGCTGCAGTTAATGAGGTTATGCGTCAGATTGATGAGGCTTCAGAGACAGAGATGAGCAAGGTTACGGGAGGTCTAAACATCCCGGGACTTATGTAG
- a CDS encoding recombinase RecR → MAQYPRPLGRLIGELSKLPGIGGKTAQRLAFHILSLDDNEAKALADSIVAAKNSMRYCSICGNLTESDPCPICSDKNRRQDVICVVENPRDVIAMERIREFNGLYHVLHGSISPMDGIGPEDINLKSLIMRLKDEGIKEIILATNPTIEGEATAMYIARLVKPIGVKVSRIANGIPIGGDLEYADEVTLLKALEGRREI, encoded by the coding sequence ATGGCACAGTATCCGCGTCCGCTAGGACGATTGATTGGAGAACTTTCAAAGCTTCCAGGCATCGGTGGGAAGACAGCTCAGAGGCTTGCCTTTCATATTTTGTCGCTTGATGATAATGAAGCAAAGGCGCTTGCTGATTCCATAGTTGCAGCAAAGAACTCTATGCGTTACTGCTCGATTTGTGGAAATTTGACGGAAAGTGATCCGTGTCCAATCTGTAGTGATAAGAACAGAAGGCAGGATGTTATTTGCGTAGTTGAGAATCCTCGCGATGTAATTGCCATGGAGAGAATCCGTGAGTTCAATGGTCTATATCATGTTCTTCACGGCTCTATTTCACCTATGGACGGAATAGGCCCTGAGGACATAAATCTCAAGTCGCTCATTATGCGCCTAAAGGATGAGGGAATCAAAGAGATTATACTTGCGACAAACCCAACCATCGAAGGTGAGGCGACTGCTATGTACATTGCTAGATTGGTTAAGCCTATTGGGGTTAAGGTGAGCAGAATTGCAAATGGGATCCCTATTGGTGGCGACTTAGAGTATGCCGATGAGGTTACTCTTCTCAAGGCTCTAGAGGGCAGAAGAGAGATTTAG
- a CDS encoding sodium:calcium symporter, with translation MDNIEKRGKFKSNFGFLMASIGSAVGLGNLWGFPYKMGKGGGFAFLLLYVVMVVCIGYCLMIGEFAIGRKSRKAPVGAYKAINKKFAFNGWFATLTPFFLLPFYTVLGGYCIKYLVANFGDILGVSWGVGERASEQFFGQFISNTTQSIIFTLLFMLMTFVIVTMGIGGGIEKFSVVAMPALFVMLIVVVIRSITLPGASEGLAFMFKPNFEVFKGTGWISVLALAGGQLFFSLSLAAGCQIAYGSYLDDKENLERNAFIVPVADMLAAILAGVATIPAVFASGLQPAQGPSMLFVTLQMVFKSMGAAGPWFATAFYLLVFLAALSSSIAMLEGGVASFIDMNIEKGKEPGRGKITAIVCIITSLGGLLVAADGLGTGGLKHLFGFETWLETFDLFGEGLLMPLGGFFMAIFLGWCYPTYIDDEIQKGSSYKSKNFVHICLKYIAPVFMLFILLGQIDSFFKLGLF, from the coding sequence ATGGACAATATTGAAAAGAGAGGAAAGTTTAAGTCGAACTTCGGATTCCTTATGGCATCTATCGGCTCTGCCGTAGGTCTAGGTAATCTTTGGGGTTTTCCATATAAGATGGGAAAAGGCGGCGGCTTTGCCTTTTTGCTCTTATATGTTGTCATGGTAGTTTGTATCGGATACTGCCTTATGATTGGAGAGTTTGCCATAGGCCGTAAATCGCGAAAGGCTCCAGTAGGTGCATACAAGGCTATTAATAAGAAGTTTGCCTTCAATGGTTGGTTTGCAACACTTACACCGTTCTTCCTATTGCCGTTCTACACAGTGCTTGGTGGCTACTGTATCAAGTACCTTGTAGCTAACTTTGGTGATATTTTAGGTGTTTCATGGGGTGTAGGCGAAAGGGCAAGTGAGCAGTTTTTCGGACAATTCATTTCTAATACTACACAGTCAATAATATTTACGCTATTATTTATGCTCATGACATTCGTAATTGTAACAATGGGAATTGGCGGAGGTATCGAGAAGTTCTCGGTAGTGGCTATGCCAGCGCTTTTTGTAATGCTTATTGTCGTAGTTATTAGAAGCATTACGCTACCTGGAGCATCTGAAGGACTTGCCTTCATGTTCAAGCCTAATTTCGAGGTATTCAAGGGAACAGGCTGGATCAGTGTCCTAGCTTTAGCGGGGGGGCAGCTATTCTTTTCGCTTTCACTTGCAGCGGGATGCCAGATTGCTTACGGTTCATACCTTGATGACAAGGAAAATCTAGAGCGCAATGCTTTTATCGTTCCAGTTGCTGATATGCTTGCAGCTATTCTAGCAGGTGTAGCAACTATCCCTGCGGTATTCGCATCTGGACTTCAGCCCGCACAGGGCCCAAGCATGCTATTTGTAACTCTTCAGATGGTATTCAAGTCAATGGGCGCAGCAGGACCATGGTTTGCAACAGCGTTCTATCTACTAGTGTTCCTTGCAGCACTTTCTAGCTCAATCGCTATGCTAGAAGGCGGAGTTGCATCTTTCATCGATATGAATATCGAAAAAGGCAAGGAGCCAGGAAGAGGAAAAATAACTGCTATAGTTTGTATCATTACATCATTAGGCGGACTACTAGTAGCAGCAGATGGACTTGGAACAGGTGGCCTTAAGCACCTATTTGGCTTTGAGACATGGCTAGAGACATTTGATCTATTCGGCGAAGGACTTTTGATGCCACTTGGAGGATTTTTCATGGCCATATTCCTCGGATGGTGCTACCCAACATATATTGATGACGAAATACAGAAGGGTAGCAGTTATAAGAGCAAGAATTTCGTGCACATTTGCTTAAAGTACATAGCACCGGTATTCATGCTTTTCATTCTGCTCGGACAGATAGATTCATTCTTTAAACTAGGATTGTTTTAG
- a CDS encoding ATP-binding protein, whose protein sequence is MDLNKLNDKQQEAVRCIDGPLLIIAGAGSGKTSTMTHRIAYMIEQGISPYKILAVTFTNKAANEMRERIEGLCGEIHGMWVMTFHAMCLRMLRKHAGVIGYDKNFVIYDTADQKTLVRNICKELNLDSKEFKPAYIASVISDKKEQGVTPQEFAENAIGMKNKLLARAYQMYEKALRDNNAMDFDDLLLNTLRMFKADESVLLEYSDRFEYIMVDEYQDTNHIQYQLVKLLSQRHGNICVVGDDDQCIYEWRGADITNILNFEKDFKNAKLIKLEQNYRSKGNILAAAHSVISNNTGRKQKKLWTDKEAGEKITYFKAEDEKDEADFIAREINILKNGNLKYSDFAVLYRTNAQSRSLEDVFARRGIPYRVLSGMRYYDRKEVKDMMSYMRLVINPKDDLALTRIINEPKRGIGAKTLEKLFTLAEVRGQSLMESLWEDEVLDTLPKKAFEDVKRMARTIELCREEADSLSVADIYDQLLVNTGYLSALEAERTVEAESRIENLMEFKSVIENYENDSAEPSLEEFMEGLSLMSEVDNHDETQDAVVLMTMHSSKGLEFPVVFLPGMEDGLFPGARSFDSPEGMEEERRLCYVGMTRAKERLFLTGATRRMLYGRTEYQRESTFLREIDKKLLMGDAIFEKKRDSFLGDEFTGPGVSTGSFDGYMSSNKAGYKPFDSLSYSKAHTKKVAAGGDDLKSGDRVKHSKFGEGMVIEADDKTISIIFDEVGLKKMAKGIAVLKKL, encoded by the coding sequence ATGGATTTAAACAAACTTAATGATAAACAACAAGAGGCGGTCAGATGTATAGATGGGCCGCTTTTGATAATTGCTGGAGCTGGCTCAGGTAAGACAAGCACTATGACTCACAGGATTGCCTATATGATTGAGCAAGGCATAAGTCCGTACAAGATATTAGCAGTAACCTTTACTAATAAGGCGGCTAATGAGATGCGCGAGAGAATAGAGGGACTTTGTGGTGAGATTCATGGCATGTGGGTGATGACTTTCCACGCTATGTGCCTTAGAATGCTGAGAAAGCACGCAGGAGTTATCGGCTATGACAAGAATTTCGTAATCTACGATACTGCTGACCAGAAGACATTGGTGAGGAATATTTGCAAAGAGCTTAACCTAGATAGCAAGGAATTTAAGCCTGCGTATATCGCATCGGTTATAAGCGATAAGAAGGAGCAGGGCGTTACACCACAGGAGTTTGCCGAGAATGCCATAGGTATGAAGAATAAGCTTCTAGCTAGGGCGTATCAGATGTATGAGAAGGCTTTGAGGGATAACAATGCAATGGACTTTGATGATCTTTTGCTCAACACTCTGAGAATGTTCAAGGCGGATGAGAGCGTGCTTCTTGAGTATAGCGACAGATTCGAATACATAATGGTGGATGAGTATCAGGACACGAACCACATCCAGTATCAACTTGTGAAACTGCTTTCGCAGAGACACGGCAATATTTGCGTTGTTGGAGATGACGACCAGTGTATCTACGAATGGCGTGGTGCTGACATAACAAATATCCTAAACTTTGAGAAGGACTTTAAGAATGCTAAGCTAATCAAGCTTGAGCAAAACTATAGATCAAAGGGTAACATCCTCGCTGCGGCTCACTCAGTAATTTCCAATAATACAGGAAGAAAGCAGAAGAAGCTTTGGACGGATAAAGAGGCCGGCGAGAAGATTACCTATTTCAAGGCAGAGGACGAAAAGGATGAGGCTGACTTCATCGCAAGGGAGATAAACATCCTAAAGAATGGAAACCTCAAGTACAGCGATTTTGCGGTTCTTTACAGAACTAATGCGCAGTCTAGATCTCTTGAGGATGTCTTTGCTAGAAGAGGCATACCTTACAGGGTTCTTTCCGGAATGCGATACTATGACCGCAAGGAAGTTAAGGACATGATGTCCTATATGAGGCTTGTGATCAATCCTAAGGATGATCTTGCTTTGACGAGAATCATCAATGAGCCTAAACGTGGAATCGGTGCTAAGACACTTGAGAAACTGTTTACTCTTGCTGAGGTAAGGGGTCAGAGCCTTATGGAGTCTCTTTGGGAAGATGAGGTTTTGGACACTCTTCCTAAGAAGGCATTTGAGGACGTAAAGAGAATGGCAAGGACTATTGAGCTTTGTCGTGAAGAGGCTGACTCACTAAGTGTTGCAGATATCTACGACCAGCTTCTGGTTAATACGGGATATCTTAGTGCTCTAGAGGCTGAGCGCACTGTCGAGGCCGAAAGCAGAATAGAAAACCTTATGGAATTCAAGTCGGTTATAGAAAACTACGAAAACGATAGTGCAGAGCCTAGTCTTGAGGAATTTATGGAAGGACTTAGCCTCATGTCAGAGGTTGACAACCACGATGAGACTCAGGATGCGGTTGTTCTCATGACCATGCATAGTTCTAAGGGGCTTGAGTTTCCAGTTGTTTTCCTTCCGGGAATGGAGGATGGTCTCTTCCCAGGGGCAAGAAGCTTTGATTCGCCAGAGGGAATGGAAGAGGAGAGAAGGCTTTGTTATGTCGGCATGACTAGAGCAAAGGAGAGACTCTTCCTTACAGGTGCGACAAGGAGAATGCTCTACGGAAGAACTGAATATCAGAGAGAGTCTACCTTCCTTAGAGAAATAGATAAGAAACTTCTTATGGGAGATGCAATATTTGAGAAGAAGCGCGATAGCTTCCTTGGCGATGAGTTTACAGGGCCAGGTGTTTCCACAGGTAGTTTTGATGGATACATGAGTTCCAATAAGGCTGGCTACAAGCCTTTCGATTCGCTGAGCTATTCCAAGGCACACACCAAGAAGGTTGCAGCAGGTGGCGATGATCTTAAATCTGGTGACAGGGTTAAGCACAGCAAGTTCGGCGAGGGTATGGTTATAGAAGCGGATGATAAGACAATTTCGATCATCTTTGATGAGGTCGGACTTAAGAAGATGGCAAAGGGTATTGCGGTTTTAAAGAAGCTATAG
- a CDS encoding DNA ligase: MADVKALMQEKIKVLDEASKAYYARGEEIMSNFEYDKIYDELVELEKQSGIILAGSPTQKVGYEILSELPKEVHPSRMLSLDKTKSREELKDWLGDHQGILSWKLDGLTIVLTYEDGKLLKAVTRGNGDVGEVITANAKTFVNLPHQIAYKGALVLRGEAVISYADFDKINSEIEDGAGKYKNPRNLCAGSVRQLNSEITASRRVRFFAFTLVSAEDINFKKRSEQINWLKDQGFDTVKERLVNADNIIETVDLFESEVHENPIPSDGLVLAFDDLEYSASLGTTAKFPRDSIAFKWQDQTEKTTLREIEWNASRTGLINPIAVFDPVELEGTTVSRASVHNLSIVEELALGIGDTIEVYKANMIIPQISANLTRSGNLELPKTCQACDTPVIIKNEQGVKTINCPNPKCPAKRIKSLTLFVSRDAMNIDGLSEATIEKFADAGYLKELADFYHLENHKDEIVKTEGFGEKSFNNMQKAIDASRKVKPEKLLYALGIPGIGVANAKLISKACKAEWDKIESISKSELLEIDGIGDVMAAAYVSFFDDEENKAKLARLKAELDIDESFEETGALLKGLTFVITGSLNHYANRDELKALIESLGGKVSGSVSAKTSYLINNDTASTSGKNKKAKELGIAVIDEEKIKNCIESEDLSLLMD, from the coding sequence ATGGCTGATGTAAAGGCTTTGATGCAGGAAAAGATAAAGGTGCTCGATGAGGCTTCGAAGGCATATTATGCGCGTGGAGAGGAAATCATGAGCAATTTTGAGTACGACAAAATCTATGACGAGCTTGTCGAGCTCGAAAAGCAAAGTGGAATAATCCTTGCGGGAAGTCCAACTCAGAAGGTGGGTTATGAAATTCTTTCGGAGCTTCCTAAGGAGGTTCATCCTTCGAGGATGCTTTCGCTAGATAAGACTAAGAGCAGGGAAGAACTCAAGGACTGGCTTGGAGATCATCAAGGAATTCTATCTTGGAAGCTAGATGGTCTAACCATAGTTTTGACATATGAGGACGGAAAGCTGCTTAAGGCTGTTACTCGTGGAAATGGCGATGTAGGCGAGGTAATCACTGCGAATGCGAAGACCTTTGTGAACCTTCCACATCAAATTGCATATAAGGGAGCTCTTGTGCTAAGAGGTGAGGCAGTTATTTCCTATGCCGACTTTGATAAGATCAATAGCGAAATTGAGGATGGCGCTGGCAAGTACAAGAACCCTAGAAATCTTTGCGCTGGCTCAGTAAGACAGTTAAATAGTGAAATTACTGCATCGCGCAGGGTTAGATTCTTTGCATTTACGCTTGTGAGTGCTGAGGATATTAACTTCAAGAAGAGAAGTGAGCAGATTAATTGGCTAAAAGATCAGGGCTTTGATACTGTTAAAGAAAGACTTGTAAACGCTGATAACATAATTGAAACTGTTGATTTATTTGAGTCCGAGGTTCACGAAAACCCAATTCCATCAGATGGACTCGTTTTGGCCTTTGATGACCTTGAGTATAGTGCAAGCCTTGGAACGACGGCAAAGTTCCCTAGGGACTCAATTGCATTTAAGTGGCAGGACCAGACTGAGAAGACTACTTTGAGGGAGATTGAGTGGAACGCCTCAAGAACAGGCCTTATAAATCCGATTGCTGTCTTTGACCCTGTTGAACTAGAGGGTACGACGGTTTCGCGTGCATCAGTTCACAATTTAAGCATAGTTGAGGAGCTTGCTCTTGGAATTGGAGATACGATAGAGGTATACAAGGCAAACATGATTATCCCTCAGATTTCAGCAAATCTAACGCGAAGTGGAAATCTAGAATTACCTAAGACCTGCCAAGCATGCGACACTCCAGTGATAATCAAAAACGAGCAGGGAGTAAAGACGATAAATTGTCCAAACCCTAAGTGCCCAGCAAAGCGAATCAAGAGTCTAACGCTTTTCGTTTCTCGCGATGCAATGAATATTGACGGATTATCTGAAGCAACTATTGAGAAGTTTGCAGATGCTGGATACCTAAAGGAGCTAGCAGATTTCTACCACCTAGAGAATCATAAGGATGAGATTGTTAAGACTGAGGGCTTTGGAGAGAAATCCTTTAATAATATGCAAAAGGCAATTGATGCTTCGAGAAAGGTTAAGCCTGAAAAACTTCTTTATGCGCTTGGAATCCCAGGGATTGGCGTTGCCAATGCAAAGCTTATATCAAAGGCATGCAAGGCCGAGTGGGACAAGATTGAATCGATATCAAAGTCCGAGCTGCTTGAGATAGATGGAATCGGTGATGTTATGGCAGCGGCTTATGTCTCCTTCTTTGATGACGAAGAGAACAAGGCTAAGCTTGCCCGCCTTAAGGCAGAGCTTGATATAGATGAGAGCTTTGAAGAGACTGGCGCTTTGCTCAAAGGCCTAACATTTGTAATTACTGGTTCGCTCAACCACTATGCGAATAGAGATGAGCTTAAGGCTTTGATAGAGTCACTTGGCGGTAAGGTTTCGGGCTCGGTAAGTGCAAAGACTTCATATTTAATCAATAACGATACTGCATCGACTTCAGGAAAGAACAAGAAGGCGAAAGAGCTTGGCATCGCAGTCATAGATGAAGAGAAAATAAAGAATTGTATAGAAAGTGAAGATTTATCTTTGCTAATGGACTAG